From one Streptomyces mobaraensis genomic stretch:
- a CDS encoding family 2 encapsulin nanocompartment cargo protein terpene cyclase, whose amino-acid sequence MPVPGPRGPSVPAQPSRPAGTVSDVPAPPAPPSVPAAEAAAEPVRRVLGGPTGLGTTALSLAGRSQPAPAPSPPPPSPPPPPVPGAGAVTPPEPAAGPDPQRILGGPSGLGTAALSLALSSALASPRLPPEPVPAPPAEGQAVPGLYHHPIPEPDPVRVEEVSRRIKRWAEDEVRLYPEEWEGQFDGFSVGRYMVGCHPDAPTVDHLMIATRMMVAENAVDDCYCEDHGGSPVGLGGRLLLAHTALDPLHTTPEYAAAWEESLGSDAPRRAYRSAMDYFVRMATPSQADRFRHDMARLHLGYLAEAAWAETDHDPEVWEYLAMRQFNNFRPCPTITDLVGGYELPADLHARPEMQRVIALAGNATTIVNDLYSYTKELASPGRHLNLPVVLAERQQLSERDAYLKAVEIHNDLMHAFEAAAAELAAACPLPTVVRFLKGVATWVDGNHDWHRTNTYRYSLPDFW is encoded by the coding sequence ATGCCCGTTCCCGGGCCCCGTGGACCATCCGTCCCCGCTCAGCCGTCGAGGCCGGCCGGCACAGTGTCGGACGTCCCCGCGCCGCCTGCCCCGCCCTCCGTACCCGCCGCCGAAGCCGCCGCCGAACCCGTTCGGCGTGTCCTGGGCGGGCCCACCGGGCTGGGCACGACCGCCCTGTCCCTGGCCGGCCGTTCGCAACCGGCCCCCGCGCCTTCGCCGCCTCCCCCTTCGCCCCCGCCTCCGCCGGTCCCCGGCGCGGGAGCGGTCACACCACCCGAACCGGCAGCCGGACCGGATCCCCAACGGATCCTGGGTGGGCCGAGCGGCCTGGGCACCGCCGCGCTGTCCCTGGCCCTGTCCTCGGCCCTCGCCTCGCCCCGGCTGCCGCCGGAGCCCGTCCCGGCCCCGCCCGCCGAAGGACAGGCCGTACCCGGGCTGTACCACCATCCCATCCCGGAGCCCGACCCCGTCCGCGTGGAGGAGGTGAGCCGCCGGATCAAGCGCTGGGCCGAGGACGAGGTGCGGCTCTACCCCGAGGAGTGGGAGGGCCAGTTCGACGGCTTCTCGGTCGGGCGGTACATGGTCGGCTGCCACCCCGACGCCCCCACGGTCGATCACTTGATGATCGCCACCCGGATGATGGTCGCGGAGAACGCCGTCGACGACTGCTACTGCGAGGACCACGGCGGCTCGCCCGTCGGCCTCGGTGGACGCCTTCTCCTGGCCCACACCGCGCTGGACCCGCTCCACACGACCCCGGAGTACGCGGCGGCGTGGGAGGAGTCGCTCGGCTCGGACGCCCCGCGGCGCGCCTATCGCAGCGCGATGGACTACTTCGTCCGCATGGCCACGCCCTCCCAGGCCGACCGCTTCCGCCACGACATGGCCCGGCTGCACCTGGGTTACCTGGCCGAGGCCGCCTGGGCCGAGACCGACCACGACCCGGAGGTGTGGGAGTACCTGGCCATGCGCCAGTTCAACAACTTCCGCCCCTGCCCCACCATCACCGACCTTGTCGGAGGCTACGAGCTCCCGGCGGACCTGCACGCACGCCCGGAGATGCAGCGGGTCATCGCGCTGGCCGGGAACGCGACCACCATCGTCAACGACCTGTACTCGTACACCAAGGAACTCGCCAGCCCCGGCAGGCACTTGAACCTGCCCGTTGTCCTCGCCGAACGCCAACAGCTCTCGGAGCGCGACGCCTACCTCAAGGCGGTCGAGATCCACAACGACCTCATGCACGCCTTCGAGGCGGCGGCGGCCGAGCTCGCCGCGGCGTGCCCGCTGCCCACCGTGGTGCGCTTCCTCAAGGGTGTGGCCACCTGGGTCGACGGCAACCACGACTGGCACCGCACCAACACCTACCGCTACAGCCTGCCCGACTTCTGGTAA
- a CDS encoding geranyl diphosphate 2-C-methyltransferase has protein sequence MTTEIVPTAAATIPAPATPYQKDIARYWNNEARPVNLRLGDVDGLYHHHYGIGAVNHDALGDPEHSEYEKKLIAELHRLESAQADFLLDHLGPVKSDDILVDAGCGRGGCMVMAHRRFGCRVEGVTLSATQADFGNNRARDLRIQDHVRSRVCNMLDTPFEKGSVAASWNNESTMYVDLHDLFAEHSRFLKVGGRYVTITGCWNPRYGQPSKWVSQINAHFECNIHSRREYLRAMADNRLVPQTVIDLTPDTLPYWELRATSSLVTGIEKAFIESYRDGSFQYVLIAADRV, from the coding sequence ATGACCACGGAAATCGTCCCCACCGCCGCCGCGACGATCCCGGCCCCGGCGACCCCCTACCAGAAGGACATCGCCCGGTACTGGAACAACGAGGCGAGGCCGGTGAACCTGCGCCTCGGCGACGTGGACGGGCTCTACCACCATCACTACGGCATCGGCGCCGTCAACCACGACGCCCTGGGCGACCCGGAACACAGCGAGTACGAGAAGAAGCTGATCGCCGAGCTGCACCGGCTCGAGTCCGCTCAGGCCGACTTCCTCCTGGACCACCTCGGCCCCGTCAAGAGCGACGACATCCTCGTCGACGCCGGCTGCGGGCGCGGCGGATGCATGGTCATGGCTCACCGGCGCTTCGGCTGCAGGGTCGAGGGCGTCACCCTGTCCGCCACCCAGGCCGACTTCGGCAACAACCGGGCACGGGACCTGCGGATCCAGGACCACGTGCGCTCCCGCGTGTGCAACATGCTCGACACCCCGTTCGAGAAGGGCAGCGTGGCCGCCTCGTGGAACAACGAGTCGACCATGTACGTGGACCTCCACGACCTGTTCGCGGAGCACTCCCGCTTCCTCAAGGTGGGCGGCCGGTACGTGACCATCACCGGTTGCTGGAACCCCCGCTACGGCCAGCCGTCGAAGTGGGTCTCCCAGATCAACGCCCACTTCGAGTGCAACATCCACTCCCGCCGTGAGTACCTGCGGGCCATGGCCGACAACCGGCTGGTGCCGCAGACCGTGATCGACCTGACCCCCGACACCCTGCCGTACTGGGAGCTGCGGGCCACGTCCTCGCTGGTGACCGGGATCGAGAAGGCGTTCATCGAGTCGTACCGGGACGGCTCCTTCCAGTACGTGCTGATCGCGGCCGACCGCGTCTGA
- a CDS encoding helix-turn-helix domain-containing protein — MTGDDVADTLAAMGPRLRAAREHRGSTLAGVSCATGISPSTLSRIETGRRKPTLEVVLQLAKEYGVSLDELAGTAPAAEPRTSALQRFGDDKAVLPLTRYVGGLHAHKHVLPAVQEPPARPRQVSHDGWEWLCVLYGRLWLALGTRDLVLSAGDVAEFDTRDPHGVANAGPGGPVEYLIMFGPQGERLRPRTPPAPGPRAR; from the coding sequence GTGACAGGCGACGACGTGGCCGACACGCTGGCGGCGATGGGCCCCCGGCTGCGGGCCGCGCGTGAACACCGCGGCTCCACGCTCGCCGGCGTCAGCTGCGCGACCGGCATCTCCCCGAGCACGCTGTCGCGGATCGAGACCGGCCGACGCAAGCCCACCCTGGAAGTGGTGCTGCAGTTGGCGAAGGAGTACGGCGTCTCCTTGGACGAGCTGGCCGGCACCGCCCCCGCCGCCGAGCCCCGCACCTCCGCGCTCCAGCGTTTCGGCGACGACAAGGCGGTGCTGCCGCTGACCCGGTACGTCGGGGGCCTGCACGCCCACAAACACGTCCTCCCCGCCGTCCAGGAGCCGCCCGCGCGGCCCCGGCAGGTCTCCCACGACGGCTGGGAGTGGCTGTGCGTCCTGTACGGGCGGCTGTGGCTCGCACTCGGCACTCGGGACCTCGTCCTGAGTGCCGGGGACGTCGCCGAGTTCGACACCCGCGATCCCCACGGGGTCGCGAACGCCGGCCCCGGCGGCCCGGTCGAGTACCTGATCATGTTCGGGCCGCAGGGAGAGCGCCTGCGACCGCGCACCCCGCCCGCCCCCGGCCCCAGGGCCCGGTAG
- a CDS encoding alpha/beta fold hydrolase, with amino-acid sequence MQPEPSAALRHRIVDAPAGRLHLVEQGTGPLVLLVHGFPESWYSWRRQLPALAAAGYRAVAIDVRGYGRSSKPAETDAYRMLDLVEDNVALVHALGEENAVVVGHDWGSNIAATSALLHPEVFRAVALLSVPYAPPGGPRPTDIFGRIGGPEREFYVSYFQEPGRAETEIEPDVRGWLAGFYAALSADTMPAQGEPDPHFVAHGGRLRDRFPAGILPAWLTEDDLDVYAGEFERTGLTGALNRYRNMDRDWEDLAPHRDAPIKQPSLFIGGTLDASTTWMSDAIDAFPTTLPGLTASHLVEGCGHWIQQERPEEINRLLTGWLNSLTG; translated from the coding sequence ATGCAGCCCGAGCCGTCCGCCGCACTCCGTCACCGCATCGTCGACGCCCCGGCCGGGCGCCTTCACCTGGTCGAGCAGGGCACCGGCCCGCTGGTCCTGCTCGTGCACGGCTTCCCCGAGTCCTGGTACTCCTGGCGCCGCCAGCTCCCGGCCCTCGCCGCGGCCGGCTACCGGGCGGTGGCGATCGACGTGCGCGGCTACGGTCGCTCCTCCAAGCCTGCGGAGACCGACGCCTACCGGATGCTGGACCTGGTGGAGGACAACGTCGCCCTCGTCCACGCCCTCGGCGAGGAGAACGCGGTGGTCGTCGGTCACGACTGGGGCTCCAACATCGCCGCCACCTCCGCCCTGCTCCACCCCGAGGTCTTCCGGGCCGTCGCCCTGCTGAGCGTCCCGTACGCGCCACCCGGCGGCCCGCGCCCCACCGACATCTTCGGCCGGATCGGCGGCCCCGAGCGGGAGTTCTACGTCTCCTACTTCCAGGAGCCCGGCCGCGCCGAGACGGAGATCGAGCCTGACGTGCGAGGCTGGCTCGCGGGCTTCTACGCCGCCCTGTCCGCCGACACCATGCCCGCCCAGGGCGAGCCCGACCCGCACTTCGTCGCCCACGGCGGCCGGCTGCGTGACCGTTTTCCCGCCGGCATCCTCCCGGCCTGGCTGACCGAGGACGACCTCGACGTCTACGCCGGAGAGTTCGAGCGCACGGGTCTGACCGGCGCCCTCAACCGCTACCGCAACATGGACCGCGACTGGGAAGATCTCGCCCCCCACCGCGACGCCCCGATCAAGCAGCCGTCCCTGTTCATCGGCGGCACCCTGGACGCCTCCACCACCTGGATGTCCGACGCTATCGACGCCTTCCCCACCACCCTCCCCGGTCTGACCGCCTCCCACCTCGTAGAGGGCTGCGGCCACTGGATCCAGCAGGAACGCCCCGAGGAGATCAACCGTCTGCTGACCGGCTGGCTCAACAGCCTCACGGGCTGA
- a CDS encoding AraC family transcriptional regulator codes for MDVLAQALRVSGARGALGVVLKAGGTWGLWLEPSPAAALHVVSRGTMWLHLPGGKPLEVRAGDAVLLAPGTAHGIAAGSGTTMSPCDRKATDQALTDGSPLHLGSTPARTEVLVLRYEQDPEVTTPVLTSLARPMHVTSRENAQLRNTVELLTAELAQPQIGTTAAVNSIVDLLLIQFIRVWLARHPQERTGSWPAATRDPVVRDALTRIHARPEHPWTTASLAAATAVSRTTLSRHFRSALGQTPGAYVTQWRMDLASVRLRDTDEPVESIADAVGYASPHAFSRAFRRARGMPPGEYRSRLRK; via the coding sequence ATGGACGTACTCGCACAAGCCCTGCGTGTATCGGGTGCGCGAGGCGCGCTCGGGGTCGTGCTGAAAGCCGGAGGAACCTGGGGCCTGTGGCTGGAGCCCTCCCCGGCAGCGGCACTGCACGTGGTCTCCCGCGGCACGATGTGGCTCCATCTTCCGGGCGGGAAACCCCTGGAGGTACGGGCAGGAGACGCCGTCCTGCTGGCACCGGGCACCGCCCACGGCATAGCCGCCGGATCCGGTACGACGATGAGCCCCTGTGACCGCAAGGCGACGGACCAGGCCCTCACCGACGGCAGCCCCCTGCACCTGGGCTCGACGCCGGCGCGGACGGAAGTGCTCGTCCTGCGCTACGAGCAGGACCCGGAGGTGACCACGCCGGTACTCACCTCCCTCGCCCGGCCGATGCACGTCACAAGCCGGGAGAACGCACAGCTCCGCAACACCGTCGAACTGCTCACGGCCGAGCTCGCACAGCCGCAGATCGGCACCACCGCCGCCGTCAACAGCATCGTCGACCTCCTGCTCATCCAGTTCATACGCGTCTGGCTGGCCCGCCACCCGCAGGAGCGGACCGGCTCATGGCCGGCCGCGACGCGCGATCCGGTCGTGCGCGACGCCCTGACACGCATCCACGCCCGGCCGGAACACCCCTGGACCACCGCATCCCTGGCGGCCGCGACGGCGGTCTCCCGAACGACACTGTCCAGACACTTCCGCTCCGCGCTCGGACAGACGCCGGGTGCGTACGTGACGCAGTGGCGCATGGACCTGGCATCCGTCCGCCTCCGCGACACCGACGAGCCCGTCGAGTCGATCGCCGACGCGGTCGGCTACGCCTCCCCGCACGCTTTCAGCCGCGCCTTCCGACGGGCCCGAGGCATGCCCCCGGGCGAGTACCGTTCCCGGCTTCGCAAGTGA